ATGAGCACTGGTAAAATTAGTTTTAATATCAAAAAAAGAACATATTACTAATCAAAGTCTTTCATTTATTTTGTTAATTACATTCGTTGTTTTATTGATTATTTCTTTTTTATTAACAATATTTCTAGCAATTTATAAACATAATACTAAAAATAGTGAATACCATAAAGTTTTAAATACGCTTAATTATATTAATGATAAATATAAAGCTAAAAAACTTAGCGATACTGACTTAAGCATTATACTTGATGCTTTATGAGAGAAGATTTCTTTAAAGCAAAAGCAAACAATTAAAAAGATTCTTAAAAAAGAGTTGAAAAGCACTAATAAAGTAGGTAAATAATGAAATCAAAAAACCAATCTGCTTTTTATAAAAGATTTCTTGAGCTTCAAAATAAGGCGAAAATAAAAAAATATATTTATGGTATTTTGTATTATTCTTTAAACACTATTACATTTATTTCAACATTATATGTTGCTATTATTGCTGTTTATTTTTTAGCAGGTAATAATTCGAATTACCAAAATAATGAAAATCCATATCGATTAGATTTTTGAAAAGATAGTTCAAACTACATTTTAGCTACTACAATTATTAATTCGTTAACAAGTATGATTAGTTCATTAATTGCGTTTTTTGCAATTAATAATAAATTTAGATTTTATAAGGAGAAATTCAACTTATTAAAATTTGAACATTTGTATTACCAAACTAGAAAATGAATTTATTTTGATCAATTAGATCAAGAAAATGATTTTAGATTAATGAAAAGAGCTTTAAATATTTTAGAAATTGATCGTTATAAGTCTTCATCATTTCTTTATGAAAATAAAATGAATAAGGAGGAATAATAATGACGAAACAAAACAAGGAAAAATTTTTAAAAGTGACAAAAAAAGCTCAATATAAACTTTATGTTGGTAGTTGAATATTTTTTTCTTTGAGTATTTTAGGAATATTCATTTCAACACTAATTATTATTTTAAACTTATATGCAATTAGATGGAATGAACGTCCTTATGATACTATGTATATATTTGTTCATATTGCAATCGTTTCTGCATTTACTACATTCTTTTTGTCAGTTCAAGCTTTTTTAAATATTTCAAAACGTAAACAAGAACTAAGTCAAAACATTTCAAAAATAGATGAAATAATAGAATTAATTTCAACAAAAGAACAACTTAATCAAGAAGATATAGATAATATTTCGGAGGTTATAAATTAAGAATGATTTATTTTAAAGAAAGAGAATACCAAAATCTTGAATTAAAAGACTTAGATAATTTTGTCTTTGATTTAGATGGAACATTATTGAATTCTGAAGCAAAAATTATTACTAAAAATCTTGAAGCAATTTTGAAACTAAAAGCATTAGGAAAAAACATTTTTATTGCAACAGGGAGACATTTTCATTCTGCTAGAACATATTTAGATCAAGTTATTCCAAATTTTCCAGTTATAACTGCTAATGGTGCAGCAATATGAGATTTAAAAAATATTCAAGTACTTAAAACATTTTTTATAGATAAAGATATAGCTAAAGAAATTTATGATGCCTTAGTTGAATGGAAATATGACTTTTCTATTTATACGCCTGATAAAATGATTGGACATAATGCAAATAAAACCGGTTTTTTTGAAAAAAGAAATTATATTGAACGTTTGGGAGATAAATATAAAGAAGGCAATATTAGTCACTTAATAAATGATCTTCAAGTATGTAAGTTTTATGTTCTTATGGATTCAAATGATGATCATACCTTTCATAATATAAATAGCATTATAAAAAAATACGGAGATAAAGTTCATGCTCAGGTTTCAGATTTTCCTAATGTAGATATTATGTCTATCAAGGCTTCAAAAGGTAATGCATTGGAATATCTTTTTAAGATCAATAATTTAGATTTTAATCGTACAATTTGCTTTGGTGATGGAGAAAATGATTTTTCAATGTTTAAAATTTCAAAATATTCAGGCTCATTTAAAAGTTCAAAACATCCTGAAGTATATGATCTAACATCAATGATATTTGAATCAAATAATGTTCCGTGAATTGATGAATTTTTAAAATTTATTAGTAAACCAAAAAATAAATAGTATAAATTTGCATTGTGATTTAACACAATGCTTTTTAAATGTTGAAAACCAAATGTAATTAATAGAATTCTTGATTTAAGCAATCTGAATAAGAAGATTTATGAAATATATTTTTTAAATATAATAAAAAGCTTTTACAAACCAGAAATTATTGTGATTTTCTTATCACTTTTTAATGTTTTATTAAACAACAAAAAGATTTTTCTGCATTTTACCACACTTTGCTAAAAAAAAAAAAAAAAAAGGAACTTGTTCGTTTTGTGATGATAAATTGATAAGTTTTATAATGATTGACCACTAAAATTTTCTCGTACTACATACACAACTAATTATTAAACCTATATTAAGTATTTTTAACATTTTTTAAGTATTAAGGAGAATAATGAGTAAATACAAGAAAATTTTTAGTGGTCTTGGATTATTATCAATTTCAACATTAATTGGTGCTGGTGTGGTTGCTTGTGCTAATAAAAAACCTAAAGCAAGTGATTCTAGTACAGAAGCAATAGATCAAAACAACAATCAAGGAAATTCAACAACACCAGAACAAGAAAAACCTGGACCAAATGATCAAGGAAATTCATCAAAACCAAAAGAAGGAGAAAATACACCTGGAAATCCAGCTCCACAAGCACCTAAAACACCAGGAAAACCTGAAGATTCAGCTCCAGAAAAACCGGAAAAAGCACCTGAACAAGGTGACGGTTCATCAAATGAAAACTCAGGAAATACTAATGAAACTGATAAAAAAGATAAACCTAATGAGGGTATGAATAAAAAACCAGAAAAACCTGACAAAGATCAAACCCCTCCGGTAACACTAGAACAAAAAGCAACATTACTATTAGCAGAAATTGATAAGAATCCAGGATATCCAAATCCTAAAGCGCAAGCGATAATGACATTAAGAAACGAAGTAGAAAATATTAAGAATGAAGCTGGTAAAACCGAAGAAGAAAAGTTAACCAAATTAAAGGAATTTAAGACAAAACTTAATAAAATTAAAGATGCTCTTGCGAAAGCTATTAAGGACATTGATGCATTGCCTTATCCTAAAGTACAATTAAATCTTCAAAAAGAAAAATTTGCTAAGGATAAGTTTAAAGATAAGCTAAACACTTTAACAAAAGTAGATGAAATTTCAAAAGTTTTACCAACAGATTGAGCTGATAAAATAAAGAAGTATAATGAAGTATTTGAAACGATTAAAAATTTCATTAATACTGATAGTTTAAAGAAAAGATTTGCACAAACTGATGATTCTACTAGTGGGCGTTTTACAGAAAGTGCATTAATTTGACATGTTTATGAAACTATAAGAAATAAATTTGAAAAAGAAGTTAATAATAGTTTTGGTAAAGAAAAAAAATCTGAGGCACAAAAATTTATTAGTAAATTTTCAAAAATTAATGAAAATGGTCACAATAAAAATGCTCAATGATTACTTGATGAAAGTAAGAAAATAGTATCCGAATTTTCGAAAGCAAAAGAAGAAGCAAAAAAATCTAAACAAATGGTATAAACAAATTCTTGAATAAATCATCCTTTCAAAACAATCATAAAAAATTAAAGCAATAAATTCTTTCAAAGAAAACATAAAGTTTTAAAGTGTTTTCTTTGAATTTTTATTTATGAAATTACATTTTTTTAATATAATTGTAAAGCAATACATAAAGACAGTAACTACTTTATTGATTAAGTTTAAATATGTTACCGAATGTATGTCTTAAAATGAGGTATTGCAATTAATAAATAATGAAAGGGGGACTCAATGACTGAATCAAAGTTTAAAATAGCAAAAAGAGAAGTTGTTTTAGAAATTTCTCAAAAGATAAAAAACTCACAAGCGCTAGCTTTTGCTGAATATCGTGGGTTAACAGTCGCTGAATTAGAAGAATTTAGAAGTGAAGCAGCTAAAGTAGGTGTTGATGTTAAAGTTTATAAGAATCGTTTATTTAAAATAGCTGCTGCTAATAATGGTTTAGCCGATTTATCAGAATATTTAGTAGGCCCAAACATTTTCTTATTTTCAGAAAATGATGGAATGGCTGCTGCTAAATTATTATCTTCATTTGCGAAAAAACATAAGATTATGGTTATTAAAGCAGGTACATACGAAGGTAAAGTACTTGATGCAAACGGTGTTAAAGAAGTTGCTACTCTTCCTACATATGAAGAAGCACTTGCAATACTTGCACGTTCAATGATGTCACCATTACAACAATTAGGTCTTGCACTTAAAATGTATAGTGAAGGAAAAACAGAATAATTATTAAATTTAATTAATAGAAAGGAAAAACTATGGCAAAATTAACTAAAGAAACATTTGTTGAATCATTAAAAGAAATGTCAATTAAAGAAGTTATGGAACTTGTTGAAGCAATGAAAGAGGAATTCGGAATTGATCCAATGGCTGCTATGGCAGTTGCTGCTGCTCCTACAGAAGGTGGAGCAGAAGAAAAAACAAGCGTTAAGGTTGTT
This DNA window, taken from Mycoplasmopsis cynos, encodes the following:
- a CDS encoding Cof-type HAD-IIB family hydrolase gives rise to the protein MIYFKEREYQNLELKDLDNFVFDLDGTLLNSEAKIITKNLEAILKLKALGKNIFIATGRHFHSARTYLDQVIPNFPVITANGAAIWDLKNIQVLKTFFIDKDIAKEIYDALVEWKYDFSIYTPDKMIGHNANKTGFFEKRNYIERLGDKYKEGNISHLINDLQVCKFYVLMDSNDDHTFHNINSIIKKYGDKVHAQVSDFPNVDIMSIKASKGNALEYLFKINNLDFNRTICFGDGENDFSMFKISKYSGSFKSSKHPEVYDLTSMIFESNNVPWIDEFLKFISKPKNK
- a CDS encoding proline-rich domain-containing protein is translated as MSKYKKIFSGLGLLSISTLIGAGVVACANKKPKASDSSTEAIDQNNNQGNSTTPEQEKPGPNDQGNSSKPKEGENTPGNPAPQAPKTPGKPEDSAPEKPEKAPEQGDGSSNENSGNTNETDKKDKPNEGMNKKPEKPDKDQTPPVTLEQKATLLLAEIDKNPGYPNPKAQAIMTLRNEVENIKNEAGKTEEEKLTKLKEFKTKLNKIKDALAKAIKDIDALPYPKVQLNLQKEKFAKDKFKDKLNTLTKVDEISKVLPTDWADKIKKYNEVFETIKNFINTDSLKKRFAQTDDSTSGRFTESALIWHVYETIRNKFEKEVNNSFGKEKKSEAQKFISKFSKINENGHNKNAQWLLDESKKIVSEFSKAKEEAKKSKQMV
- a CDS encoding DUF4231 domain-containing protein; its protein translation is MKSKNQSAFYKRFLELQNKAKIKKYIYGILYYSLNTITFISTLYVAIIAVYFLAGNNSNYQNNENPYRLDFWKDSSNYILATTIINSLTSMISSLIAFFAINNKFRFYKEKFNLLKFEHLYYQTRKWIYFDQLDQENDFRLMKRALNILEIDRYKSSSFLYENKMNKEE
- the rplJ gene encoding 50S ribosomal protein L10, producing MTESKFKIAKREVVLEISQKIKNSQALAFAEYRGLTVAELEEFRSEAAKVGVDVKVYKNRLFKIAAANNGLADLSEYLVGPNIFLFSENDGMAAAKLLSSFAKKHKIMVIKAGTYEGKVLDANGVKEVATLPTYEEALAILARSMMSPLQQLGLALKMYSEGKTE